One stretch of Prunus persica cultivar Lovell chromosome G1, Prunus_persica_NCBIv2, whole genome shotgun sequence DNA includes these proteins:
- the LOC18792676 gene encoding wall-associated receptor kinase-like 8 yields MDIVQITLFLWYMSAVGSEETSLAKPNCSSRCGSVTQIPYPFGIEAGCYLDDWFQIICDNSASPPKAFLNVTGLEVLEISVEGTLKVESPITFSNCSNKPVGRQTPNLEGSPFVFSMKNRFTSLSCGEIALMTSLDGSTIAGCLSICDDSSTSYLRTKSCIGMNCCQTTITPYLRSFNTSFGVVLNADRKACKYAFLVEHDWFTSNSTNVSAIGEMDYVPMVLEWHVLDLNYTKFDIYGTNNWRDDKSTDCSSSQCFCSKGHHGNPYLLHGCQDINECDDPNRCGSGICVNYPGGFKCQLPDQRSSRVTLAIIVPSSVLGLLFLLTSIWWAHKVIKKRKDIKRKEKFFRQNGGLVLEQQLSSGELNVEKVKLFNCKELEKATDHFNADRVIGQGGQGTVYKGMLADGRIVAVKKPKIVEGGEVGQFINEIVILSQISHRNVVKLLGCCLETEVPLLVYEFIPNGTLFQYIHHQNEEFPLTWETRLRVSIEVAGALSYLHSAASFPIYHRDVKSSNILLDEKYRAKVADFGTSRSISIDQTHLTTLVRGTFGYLDPEYFQSSQFTEKSDVYSFGVILAELLTGQKPVSFMRSPESRCLATYFLLSMEDNNLFAILDAQVMKDGGKDEIVAVAILAKKCLNLNGRKRPTMKEVAVELEGIQLSVKASDVKQKFAEVEYDEGQITEPWDVSSLSIGSCMDSGTSSSFFESKRDSIYNPIIHTKRRA; encoded by the exons ATGGACATTGTCCAAATTACTTTGTTCTTGTGGTATATGAGTGCGGTAGGATCAGAAGAAACATCCTTGGCAAAGCCTAATTGTTCATCGCGATGCGGATCAGTCACTCAAATCCCATATCCTTTTGGAATTGAAGCTGGCTGCTACCTTGATGACTGGTTCCAAATAATATGTGACAACTCAGCCAGCCCACCGAAAGCTTTCTTGAACGTTACTGGTTTAGAGGTGCTGGAAATTTCTGTTGAAGGCACACTCAAGGTGGAAAGCCCTATTACCTTCTCTAATTGCAGTAACAAGCCAGTAGGCCGCCAGACGCCGAACTTGGAAGGAAGTCCGTTTGTGTTCTCCATGAAAAACAGATTTACTTCATTGAGCTGTGGAGAAATCGCCTTGATGACATCCTTAGATGGTTCAACAATTGCTGGCTGCTTGTCCATATGTGATGATTCAAGTACTAGCTATCTACGAACGAAAAGCTGCATCGGGATGAACTGCTGCCAGACCACCATTACTCCATATCTCAGGTCCTTCAATACTAGCTTTGGAGTAGTATTAAATGCTGACAGAAAGGCATGCAAGTATGCCTTCCTTGTAGAGCATGATTGGTTTACATCAAACTCAACAAATGTTTCTGCCATTGGTGAAATGGACTATGTTCCTATGGTGCTGGAATGGCACGTACTTGATTTGAATTATACCAAGTTTGATATATATGGAACAAATAATTGGAGAGATGATAAAAGTACGGATTGCAGCAGCAGCCAATGTTTCTGTTCAAAGGGCCACCATGGAAACCCTTATCTTCTTCATGGATGTCAAG ACATCAATGAATGCGACGATCCTAATAGATGTGGTTCCGGCATTTGCGTCAATTATCCTGGGGGGTTTAAGTGTCAATTGCCTGATCAACGATCATCACGAGTTACTCTAGCCATTATAG TTCCCAGCAGTGTTCTTGGACTGTTGTTTCTGCTAACTAGCATATGGTGGGCGCACAAAgtcataaagaaaagaaaagatataAAACGCAAAGAGAAGTTCTTTAGACAAAATGGTGGTCTAGTGTTGGAGCAACAATTATCTTCTGGTGAACTCAATGTTGAGAAGGTTAAGTTGTTCAATTGCAAGGAGCTAGAGAAAGCCACGGACCATTTTAATGCAGACAGAGTTATTGGTCAGGGAGGCCAAGGTACAGTTTATAAAGGAATGTTGGCGGATGGAAGAATTGTTGCTGTCAAGAAGCCTAAAATAGTTGAGGGAGGTGAAGTTGGACAGTTCATTAATGAAATTGTCATTCTCTCACAAATTTCCCACAGGAATGTGGTTAAGCTACTGGGTTGTTGTTTAGAGACCGAAGTTCCCCTCTTGGTTTATGAATTCATACCCAATGGAACACTTTTTCAATATATTCATCACCAGAATGAGGAGTTCCCTCTTACATGGGAAACGAGATTAAGAGTTTCAATCGAAGTTGCAGGAGCACTTTCCTACTTACATTCTGCAGCTTCCTTTCCAATTTACCACCGGGACGTCAAGTCTTCTAACATACTCTTGGATGAAAAATACAGAGCCAAAGTAGCAGACTTTGGGACTTCAAGATCAATTTCCATTGACCAAACGCACCTTACAACACTAGTACGTGGAACATTTGGTTATCTGGACCCAGAATACTTCCAATCTAGCCAATTTACAGAGAAGAGTGATGTTTATAGCTTTGGAGTCATCCTTGCTGAGCTGTTGACTGGACAAAAACCAGTTTCATTCATGAGGTCACCAGAAAGCAGATGCCTAGCAACTTATTTCCTTCTGTCCATGgaagataataatttgtttGCTATTCTTGATGCTCAAGTTATGAAGGATGGTGGAAAAGACGAGATTGTGGCTGTTGCTATTCTTGCAAAAAAATGCTTAAATTTGAATGGAAGAAAGCGTCCTACTATGAAAGAAGTGGCAGTAGAGTTGGAGGGAATTCAATTGTCAGTTAAAGCTTCTGATGTCAAACAAAAGTTTGCGGAGGTTGAATATGATGAAGGCCAAATAACCGAGCCGTGGGATGTTTCTTCTTTATCAATCGGTTCTTGTATGGATAGTGGCACaagctcttctttttttgagaGCAAAAGAGATTCCATTTATAATCCAATAATCCATACAAAAAGACGGGCATGA
- the LOC109946572 gene encoding uncharacterized protein LOC109946572, which translates to MRAEDVEKLVNNRLRDLKIAQDWFHTLPFGSINSFKELTYVFTKEYSSYRTIKKNPDYLFSLRKKPEESLRDYIKRFKAEKANIVGCNDQIASSAFKKGLPAEHDLYRELAITPSQTLAEVFATAECYALWDDDRIAAKKSTGQEDRLAKWAEQKGDRLGSGDKDKGRPRQQREATTKENYTKFSIPIHQILAQVKDKPWVKRPTPLKGDPDKRDTRKYCAFHATHGHNTNNCFPWKAYLEELVREVRCTEFIAKQAIQQIEDRDTAKEPPQKVIRINTILADSEESGLTNKEKKRKIKQATMISQVSTSLSLAEDDPVIDFQKKDLIGLDLPHNDALVISIQIAQAMVDRIHADEGSAANILQLAVIQQMGLEAKINKSAKC; encoded by the exons ATGCGTGCAGAAGacgttgagaagcttgtgaataACCGACTTCGAGACTTAAAGATTG CTCAGGATTGGTTTCATACCCTGCCATTCGGGTCGATCaacagcttcaaggagcttaCTTACGTCTTCACTAAAGAATACAGTTCTTATCGGacgatcaagaagaaccctgactATCTATTCAGCCTGCGCAAGAAGCCCGAGGAATCccttcgagattacatcaagaggttCAAAGCAGAAAAAGCCAACATCGTAGGGTGCAATGACCAAATCGCATCCTCTGCATTCAAGAAAGGTCTTCCAGCAGAACATGACTTATACCGCGAGCTGGCTATCACTCCCAGCCAGACTCTGGCAGAGGTCTTTGCGACCGCAGAATGCTACGCACTCTGGGATGACGATAGAATCGCCGCGAAGAAGTCCACTGGGCAGGAAGATCGACTGGCCAAGTGGGCAGAACAAAAAGGCGATAGGCTTGGCAGCGGGGACAAAGACAAAGGCAGGCCACGCCAACAAAGAGAGGCTACGACGAAGgagaactacaccaagttctccatccccatacatcaaattttaGCCCAAGTGAAGGACAAACCTTGGGTAAAAAGACCGACACCCTTGAAAGGAGATCCGGACAAGAGGGACACCAGAAAATATTGTGCCTTCCATGCGACACATGGGCACAATACGAATAATTGCTTTCCTTGGAAAGCGTATCTTGAAGAACTCGTGAGAGAAGTTCGCTGCACGGAGTTCATCGCGAAGCAGGCCATCCAGCAAATTGAGGACCGCGATACCGCTAAGGAGCCACCccagaaggtcataaggattaacacaatcctagccgaCTCCGAGGAGTCCGGActgaccaacaaagaaaagaagaggaagatcaaacaggcTACTATGATCTCCCAAGTCTCAACTAGCCTCTCACTGGCAGAAGACGATCCCGTGATCGActttcaaaagaaagacttAATCGGCCTTGATCTACCACACAACGACGCCCttgtcatcagcattcaaatcgCTCAAGCCATGGTCGACCGAATCCATGCAGATGAGGGCAGTGCAGCCAACATCCTACAATTGGCAGTCATCCAACAGATGGGCTTAGAGGCAAAAATCAATAAATCAGCCAAGTGCTGA